In a genomic window of Spiroplasma melliferum:
- a CDS encoding N-acetylmuramic acid 6-phosphate etherase, translating to MNKINLSKIDTEQRNPNSTHIDQTDTKGILTIINNEDAKIAQAVQAKIPVITKVIDLIFPRFNQGGRLIYMGAGSSGRIGILDASEMLPTYGLDADRIVGIIAGGDSAIRTPAEGAEDDQDLAVNDLKKLNLQPLLDTVIGIGASGRTPYVLAGLKYAKTIGALSVGLCMTKNSEMIAIADEVIAIETGPEVITGSTRMKAGTATKLVCNMISTTLMVKLGKVYQNLMVDLVATNEKLKVRTAEIVKAVTNASDEVIAQALTAANYACKNAIVMILKNVSYVESQTLLTKYDNLVSKIINE from the coding sequence ATGAATAAAATTAATTTGTCAAAAATAGACACAGAACAACGTAATCCAAATAGTACTCATATTGATCAAACAGATACAAAGGGTATTTTAACAATTATTAATAATGAAGATGCAAAAATTGCGCAAGCAGTGCAAGCAAAAATACCCGTTATTACTAAAGTAATTGATTTAATTTTTCCGCGTTTTAACCAAGGGGGTCGATTAATTTATATGGGAGCAGGATCATCGGGACGAATTGGGATTCTTGATGCATCAGAGATGTTACCAACGTATGGACTTGATGCTGACCGTATTGTTGGGATTATTGCCGGTGGTGATAGTGCTATTCGCACACCAGCGGAAGGTGCGGAAGATGACCAAGATTTAGCGGTAAATGACTTAAAGAAATTAAATTTACAACCGTTATTAGATACTGTAATTGGGATTGGTGCTTCTGGGCGAACACCCTATGTTTTAGCAGGATTAAAATATGCTAAAACAATTGGTGCATTATCAGTTGGTTTGTGTATGACAAAAAACTCGGAAATGATAGCAATTGCTGATGAAGTAATTGCAATTGAAACAGGACCAGAAGTTATTACTGGCAGTACTAGAATGAAAGCGGGAACAGCAACAAAATTAGTATGCAATATGATTTCAACAACATTAATGGTTAAATTAGGAAAAGTATATCAAAATTTAATGGTTGATTTAGTTGCAACTAATGAAAAATTAAAAGTACGAACAGCAGAAATTGTTAAAGCTGTTACAAATGCTAGTGATGAGGTTATTGCGCAGGCATTAACAGCAGCGAATTATGCTTGTAAAAATGCAATTGTAATGATTTTAAAAAATGTTTCTTATGTTGAAAGTCAGACATTACTAACTAAATATGATAATTTAGTTAGTAAAATAATTAATGAATAA